A window of Brettanomyces nanus chromosome 2, complete sequence contains these coding sequences:
- a CDS encoding uncharacterized protein (BUSCO:EOG093402J2~EggNog:ENOG41) translates to MTDETMLTPSRRPRRRTTLNVDYREKKETDIPLVRSGSKNNSHAFDNHNHNHHHTPTQSRSYSPEYISVDEVVPYNWQPSLTADTKFNYIPNMKGALVHENTLTLKDGTVVNKGDCIYMICEPPTEPFYVATVTGFVNKGEDGNAHGSKIAKVTSKGNQVTGLSSGSSSGSSSGSSSGSSSGLSSGSSSGSSSGSSSGSAKNFMFEVLWFYRPRDIGRHSTDSRLLYATVHKDLCPIQSFRGFVTVKHVSEIDDLDSYKQQHNHFYFDKLYDRYMMKTYEVFPTKKMTNLPPSYYKALNKRFAFVFLETGHGEDFLAEPQNCDKCHQWCPVSDSIQCFQCGKSYHLVCLDPPILTKPKRGFAWYCASCMKEMEEELDAKRGNLLESSLPSQIVANIEKEKQEAEAKTEAEEEEENPLKETGSLKKLHHLASPKYEQIAIQFLEKDKNLSFEQRRRLEEWPWRYLGVHVRLEDAMDVQDRPYPRASSRLGSKYQCTDIPDWYEQVVKYYDSSEAQSLKNKRKNTKNGVRRGKSSLSSSSSTSLSSAITGTARFFEEDSLAQRKMPIPSKYEHVDPKEFPGWLQPRPKGYFERGGEETATLMWKMPQEDDQVDKYIKECEPIAKSLGLLPNTPNFVDSLLKIYMDHRYDKELSIPEVKKLTRKTLKEPDFSEEEIKRFEDSVKVHGDELYPVYRDVGTQSSAMVVRFYYLWKKRKNGHLIWDNFPYRPKNRLKYIKNTELDLDDAEDDAAYSTSKIMKKEVRFECLFCHTTHSVEWFRAPGANLPKSNKELCRGLCYRCCRLWRRYALEWDSPDELMKKKAQRGNGWWRKQEEELVADCNKIVAAREGYDKRPRKASANNILQLEGLKEVTIDRKQPRKRSSATGMKRASFSLSLSLSSGPSVQSSISSSGATKKRRIGGAKREASDTIASAGETFEVTLPCADKRNKKKRKAKEEPTGGSVGRRPRKKRARSPSEDSLFRQMSSRYDSKYEIFNPFMNRRVEDMPLPQTRSAMRDISTLWRLYENSKHRTRPSSADAKQKRPLFEAISRPCCVCREFGSLDEMIICSNCGMNVHASCYGIDLGHVKLERPAYLYKWHCDPCSNDIHPLVSTQYVCCLCNARESDHDGALRGDLMSVPDALKRTCSGKWCHVGCAVFTEGVTFGESESLQPVYGTEVVNFANLPHICRICGGNSGGLVNCRACGRSVHVTCCQDTPGFFLGFIIEERTELNSGELCVSVDLDVGTVVGVPVPTVICSHHFNGSDRTNFRGIRLFKMRAMVRVSGKREKIPLIRAYCREMKQTKNPLSGGELNRLVYATIEKVVGEKSPVETQQLRDLPTPECVYCHNNHTLQWHEDGEDRICHQCYVRKQNNTELSDEIPDLSQVNNQQLDGTKFGVPRLNDRISTNRNGSTKISIKDILW, encoded by the coding sequence ATGACTGATGAGACAATGCTGACTCCATCTCGTCGACCTCGTCGTCGTACTACTCTGAATGTGGATtatagagagaaaaaggagacAGATATTCCTCTGGTCCGTTCAGGCTCTAAGAATAACAGCCACGCATTTGATAACCATAACCATAATCATCACCATACACCTACTCAATCTCGCTCTTATTCACCCGAGTATATTTCGGTTGATGAGGTTGTGCCGTATAACTGGCAACCTTCTCTCACTGCAGACACGAAGTTTAACTATATCCCCAACATGAAAGGTGCTCTTGTCCATGAAAATACTCTCACTCTCAAAGATGGAACTGTCGTCAATAAAGGAGATTGTATTTATATGATTTGTGAGCCTCCTACAGAGCCTTTTTATGTGGCTACAGTTACAGGCTTCGTGAATAAGGGAGAGGATGGCAATGCTCATGGCTCTAAAATTGCCAAAGTGACTAGCAAGGGTAATCAAGTGACTGGTTTGAGTTCTGGTTCAAGTTCTGGTTCAAGTTCTGGTTCAAGTTCTGGTTCAAGTTCTGGTTTGAGTTCTGGTTCAAGTTCTGGTTCAAGTTCTGGTTCCAGTTCGGGTTCCGCCAAAAACTTTATGTTTGAGGTTCTGTGGTTCTATCGACCCCGTGACATTGGAAGACACTCTACGGACTCTAGATTATTGTACGCAACGGTGCATAAGGATCTGTGTCCGATCCAGAGTTTCCGAGGGTTTGTTACAGTGAAGCACGTGAGtgaaattgatgatttggatagTTACAAGCAGCAACACAATCATTTCTATTTTGATAAACTTTATGATAGATACATGATGAAGACCTATGAAGTGTTTCCTACTAAGAAAATGACCAATCTTCCTCCTAGTTACTACAAAGCTCTTAATAAACGATTTGCATTTGTATTCCTGGAAACTGGTCATGGTGAAGATTTTCTAGCTGAGCCACAGAACTGTGACAAGTGCCATCAGTGGTGTCCCGTATCAGACTCTATTCAGTGCTTTCAGTGTGGTAAGTCGTACCATTTAGTGTGCCTGGACCCACCTATATTGACAAAGCCGAAACGAGGATTTGCATGGTATTGCGCTTCCTGTATGAAGGAAatggaggaagaattggatgCCAAAAGAGGTAACCTTCTTGAAagttctcttccttctcagATTGTGGCTAATATcgagaaggagaaacagGAAGCTGAAGCAAAGACTGAAGcggaagaggaggaagaaaatccaTTAAAAGAAACTGGATCTTTAAAGAAACTTCACCATTTGGCATCTCCAAAATACGAACAAATAGCTATACAATTTTTGGAGAAGGACAAAAACCTAAGTTTCGAGCAACGCAGGCGTCTTGAGGAATGGCCTTGGAGATATCTTGGAGTTCACGTTCGTTTAGAAGATGCCATGGATGTTCAAGATCGGCCTTATCCTCGTGCATCATCACGTCTTGGTTCCAAGTATCAATGCACAGACATTCCTGACTGGTATGAGCAAGTGGTGAAATACTATGACTCTAGTGAAGCCCAAAGTCTGAAAAATAAGCGTAAGAACACCAAAAATGGTGTTCGCAGAGGAAAGTCATCTTTgtcatcgtcttcttcgACATCATTATCATCTGCCATTACCGGCACGGCcagattttttgaagaagattctctTGCACAGAGAAAGATGCCTATTCCATCAAAATATGAACATGTCGACCCTAAAGAGTTTCCTGGATGGTTACAACCGAGACCAAAAGGATATTTTGAGAGGGGTGGAGAGGAAACAGCTACATTAATGTGGAAAATGcctcaagaagatgatcaagTTGATAAATACATCAAGGAATGTGAACCCATAGCGAAATCGTTGGGCTTGTTACCGAATACTCCCAATTTTGTCGACTCCCTTCTCAAAATATATATGGATCATAGATACGATAAGGAACTGTCCATTCCAGAAGTGAAGAAACTGACCAGAAAAACGTTGAAAGAGCCCGACTTTAGCGAGGAGGAAATTAAGCGGTTTGAAGACTCGGTGAAAGTTCATGGCGATGAGTTGTATCCGGTGTATAGAGATGTGGGTACTCAGAGCTCTGCGATGGTGGTGAGGTTTTATTATCTTtggaaaaagaggaagaatgGTCATCTTATATGGGACAACTTCCCCTATAGACCAAAGAACCGGTTAAAGTATATCAAGAATACAGAGCTTGATCTTGACGATGCTGAGGATGACGCAGCTTACAGTACGTCAAAAATTATGAAAAAAGAGGTACGGTTTGAATGCCTTTTCTGCCACACAACTCATTCTGTTGAGTGGTTCCGTGCACCTGGTGCCAATTTACCCAAATCCAACAAAGAGCTTTGCAGAGGCTTATGCTACAGATGCTGCAGACTATGGAGAAGGTATGCTTTGGAATGGGATAGTCCTGAcgagttgatgaagaagaaagctcaGAGAGGCAACGGATGGTGGAGAAAgcaagaggaagaacttGTAGCAGATTGTAATAAGATTGTGGCGGCGCGTGAAGGCTACGACAAAAGGCCACGAAAGGCAAGCGCTAATAACATTCTACAATTAGAAGGGTTGAAGGAAGTGACAATTGATAGAAAGCAACCAAGGAAGCGGTCTTCGGCGACTGGTATGAAACGAGCATCATTTTCTCTGTCCCTGTCTTTGTCGTCGGGGCCCTCGGTACAGTCGTCTATCTCAAGCAGTGGGGCTACCAAAAAGCGCAGGATTGGTGGAGCGAAGAGAGAAGCTTCTGATACTATAGCCAGTGCAGGAGAGACGTTTGAGGTAACTCTTCCCTGTGCCGATAAgagaaataagaagaagcgtaaggccaaagaagagcCGACTGGAGGAAGTGTTGGCCGCAGACCCAGAAAGAAACGGGCTCGTAGTCCATCTGAGGACAGTTTATTCAGGCAGATGAGCTCACGGTACGACTCGAAGTATGAAATATTCAATCCATTCATGAACAGACGCGTGGAGGACATGCCATTACCTCAAACACGCAGTGCTATGAGAGATATCAGTACGCTTTGGAGATTATACGAGAACTCTAAGCACAGGACACGACCATCGTCTGCCGATGCCAAGCAAAAAAGACCGTTGTTTGAAGCGATATCCAGACCCTGTTGTGTTTGCAGAGAATTTGGGTCGCTGGATGAGATGATTATCTGCTCGAACTGTGGCATGAATGTTCATGCCAGCTGTTATGGTATTGATCTTGGCCACGTAAAACTTGAGAGACCTGCATATCTGTACAAATGGCACTGTGATCCATGCTCTAACGATATCCATCCTCTTGTTTCGACGCAATACGTGTGTTGTCTATGTAATGCACGTGAAAGTGATCATGATGGGGCTCTGCGAGGCGATCTCATGTCTGTTCCGGATGCTTTGAAACGTACATGTAGTGGCAAATGGTGTCATGTTGGATGCGCGGTCTTCACCGAGGGAGTGACATTCGGTGAGTCGGAAAGCCTTCAACCCGTATATGGCACAGAAGTAGTGAACTTCGCCAACTTACCACACATATGCCGTATTTGTGGAGGTAATAGCGGAGGATTGGTGAATTGTAGAGCATGTGGACGATCTGTACATGTGACATGTTGTCAAGACACACCGGGATTCTTTTTAGGGTTTatcattgaagaaaggaCGGAGTTAAATTCAGGAGAATTGTGTGTTTCTGTCGATCTTGACGTTGGAACTGTTGTTGGAGTGCCTGTTCCAACTGTGATCTGTTCACACCATTTTAATGGGAGTGATAGGACAAATTTTCGAGGAATCAGGCTATTCAAGATGAGAGCCATGGTGAGAGTTTCTgggaaaagagagaaaatacCGTTGATCAGGGCATACTGTAGGGAAATGAAGCAGACAAAGAATCCACTTAGTGGAGGAGAGCTTAATCGTTTAGTTTATGCCACGATTGAGAAGGTGGTAGGAGAGAAAAGTCCCGTGGAAACACAACAATTGAGGGATCTCCCTACACCAGAATGCGTCTATTGTCATAATAATCATACTCTTCAATGGcatgaagatggtgaagatAGGATCTGCCATCAGTGCTATGTGAGGAAACAGAATAATACGGAGTTGAGCGACGAGATCCCGGACCTTTCTCAGGTAAACAATCAGCAGTTGGATGGGACCAAGTTTGGCGTGCCAAGATTGAACGATCGCATTTCAACCAACCGTAATGGTTCTACAAAGATCTCCATTAAGGATATTCTCTGGTGA
- a CDS encoding uncharacterized protein (BUSCO:EOG09341N16): MPIDYSKWDKIELSDDSDIEVHPNVDKNSFIRWKQRDIHEKRAQRDAQMKGLMIQREMYIQLTKRVNKILENLNYEQISDDSVRNEYVNEKFDPKERCTLEEDSNSPTYNEMVEDLFTQIKDGLKKEGEDINDGALIVQKVKEHRSKIEGVLKQIDPKLNELEEEKHVHITSDDYHVGFNSSFINKGAGQAEKTGQAEPSGHAEKTGQAEPSGQAEPSGHAEKTGQAEPSGQAEPSGHAEKTGQAEPSGQAEPSGQAEPFGQAEKTGQAHQAAPSGQDDSGQLPSKPFSQLDELECLPETMIFSKIPQDSLKRSGAFIKNHLYLACEQQKDSLMMKAFDSQLSGDTKRTKQIVHQALLLQYLDDLFRGAAANHSAQRKEQLVDMFVEKMSDANTPAYGVFMGDLDKMYKHIVSRCEVIKQEEEEGERKDKPQEEVEQIQLRSVDPGSELVVELPKQDTEEYKNFETLPKEMQEALKTKSLDEINKVFAEMSVEKAEQVLDIFDKCGVIQVQALLDNEDQFNELKKEYEGGSVSVSSGEKNAPSSLDIVD; the protein is encoded by the coding sequence atgCCAATTGATTATTCAAAATGGGACAAAATCGAGCTCTCGGACGACTCAGATATTGAGGTTCATCCAAATGTGGACAAGAATTCGTTTATTCGTTGGAAGCAGAGAGATATCCATGAAAAACGAGCACAAAGAGATGCGCAAATGAAGGGACTGatgatccaaagagagaTGTATATTCAACTCACCAAAAGGGTCAACAAAATCTTGGAGAATCTAAACTATGAGCAAATTAGTGATGACAGTGTGAGAAACGAATATGTCAATGAGAAGTTCGATCCAAAGGAGAGATGTACTCTTGAAGAGGACAGTAATTCTCCCACATACAATGAAATGGTTGAAGACTTATTTACACAGATTAAAGATGGACTGAAAAAGGAAGGTGAGGATATAAATGACGGAGCATTGATTGTCCAGAAGGTTAAAGAGCATCGATCGAAAATTGAAGGggtgttgaagcagattgATCCTAAGCTGAATGAActggaggaagagaagcatGTTCATATTACCAGTGATGATTATCATGTCGGGtttaattcttcttttattaATAAGGGGGCTGGGCAGGCCGAGAAGACTGGACAGGCTGAGCCATCTGGACATGCCGAGAAGACTGGACAGGCTGAGCCATCTGGACAGGCTGAGCCATCTGGACATGCCGAGAAGACTGGACAGGCTGAGCCATCTGGACAGGCTGAGCCATCTGGACATGCCGAGAAGACTGGACAGGCTGAGCCATCTGGACAGGCTGAGCCATCTGGACAGGCTGAGCCATTTGGACAGGCCGAGAAGACTGGGCAAGCTCATCAAGCCGCGCCATCTGGGCAAGACGATTCAGGTCAACTACCCTCTAAACCATTCAGTCAATTAGACGAACTGGAGTGTCTTCCAGAAACCATGATATTCAGTAAAATTCCTCAGGACAGTCTCAAAAGATCTGGAGCATTCATCAAGAATCATCTATATCTGGCATGCGAGCAGCAGAAAgattcattgatgatgaaagcaTTTGATTCTCAGCTTTCAGGAGACACAAAGAGAACTAAACAGATTGTTCATCAGGCATTACTATTACAATATCTAGACGATTTGTTTAGAGGGGCAGCTGCCAATCATAGTGCGCAGAGAAAGGAGCAATTGGTAGATATGTTTGTGGAAAAGATGTCTGATGCCAATACTCCTGCCTATGGAGTATTTATGGGAGATTTGGATAAGATGTACAAGCATATAGTAAGCAGATGCGAGGTGATtaagcaagaagaagaagaaggagagcGCAAAGACAAACCGcaggaagaagttgaacaGATCCAATTGAGATCCGTGGATCCAGGATCGGAGCTTGTAGTGGAATTACCTAAGCAAGATACTGAGGAGTACAAGAACTTTGAGACTTTACCAAAGGAAATGCAAGAAGCATTGAAGACGAAGAGTTTGGATGAAATCAACAAAGTGTTCGCCGAGATGAGTGTGGAAAAAGCCGAACAGGTGTTGGATATATTTGACAAGTGTGGAGTGATACAAGTCCAAGCATTGTTAGATAATGAGGATCAATTCAAcgagttgaaaaaggagTATGAAGGAggttctgtttctgtttcatCTGGTGAAAAGAATGCACCATCCAGTTTAGATATAGTTGATTAG
- a CDS encoding uncharacterized protein (EggNog:ENOG41) — MDFLNLNDLDETTPGSTGSAGSPTQLTQLDSEDIDFSSFLDTPHSQSRPETSPDAFVGSLPTQHTTMNDDFPSNYADNLSSSYTVGRSLHSAASPADNIRAQLSRALKPTTTNEASTPGGSNSIPTPSSVTSKSRPKRQSVASSAAANSPSSPLSQQPQLQPQLQPQLQQPQLQPQLQQPQLQLQLQQPVDRKRRDNINERIQDLLRLVPRNSFFDSKDKSFGTKDGKPNKGQILSKAVEYINWLQQRIDENNRKEVELSIKLRNLEIANNVPVADRMNLLHTSAEIGLSQIGVGPLAEDHEDKEFKK; from the coding sequence ATGGACTTTCTCAATTTAAACGATCTCGACGAAACGACTCCCGGCTCTACGGGATCTGCGGGCTCTCCTACTCAATTGACACAGCTTGATAGCGAAGATATAGACTTCAGCTCGTTTCTTGATACTCCTCATTCTCAGTCACGACCAGAGACCTCACCAGATGCCTTTGTTGGCTCTTTACCTACTCAGCATACAACAATGAATGATGATTTTCCTAGCAACTACGCCGATAATCTCTCCAGTAGTTACACAGTGGGACGCTCCTTACATTCTGCCGCGTCTCCTGCTGATAATATACGTGCACAATTATCGAGAGCTCTAAAGCCAACTACAACAAACGAAGCAAGTACACCAGGAGGGAGTAATTCTATTCCCACGCCATCAAGTGTGACTTCAAAGAGCAGGCCAAAAAGGCAAAGCGTAGCTAGTTCAGCCGCTGCAAATagtccttcttcaccattATCGCAACAGCCCCAGCTACAGCCCCAGCTACAGCCTCAACTGCAACAGCCCCAACTACAGCCCCAACTGCAACAGCCCCAACTGCAACTACAACTGCAACAGCCAGTGgatagaaaaagaagagataacATCAATGAGAGAATCCAGGATTTGTTAAGGCTGGTCCCACGTAACTCATTCTTTGATTCTAAAGATAAATCATTTGGTACCAAGGATGGAAAGCCTAATAAAGGTCAAATTCTCTCAAAGGCTGTTGAATATATTAACTGGCTACAACAAagaattgatgaaaataatcGTAAGGAGGTAGAGCTGAGTATTAAGCTTCGAAATTTGGAAATAGCCAACAATGTGCCCGTAGCAGATAGGATGAATCTATTACATACTAGTGCTGAGATAGGTTTGTCTCAGATCGGAGTTGGACCGTTGGCAGAAGACCATGAGGATAAGGAATTCAAGAAATGA
- the XPT1 gene encoding Xanthine phosphoribosyltransferase 1 encodes MPLPEKYYVSYNCVHKLCKKSAEELLERIGKPDLIIGIGGGGFIPARILRTFLKHDGEKNIPIQAIGLSLYEDMGNQDTIGTEIVRTQWLDFGALEKNFDSLIGKNILIVDEVDDTRTTLHYALSELYKDINEKAKSLGRDIHDTKFSIFVVHNKMKAKRADIDESMMNGGVYLSGEDVPDKWIAYPWEANDIDDHTRRAVEQGHD; translated from the coding sequence ATGCCTTTACCAGAAAAATATTACGTTTCCTATAATTGCGTGCATAAGCTCTGCAAGAAGTCGGCCGAGGAACTGTTGGAACGTATTGGAAAGCCTGATTTGATCATAGGAATTGGAGGAGGTGGCTTCATTCCAGCCAGGATTCTTAGAACGTTTCTTAAACATGatggagagaagaatattcCTATTCAGGCCATTGGATTGTCTCTCTATGAGGACATGGGAAATCAGGATACCATTGGAACTGAAATCGTTAGGACACAGTGGCTAGACTTTGGAGCCTTGGAGAAGAATTTCGACTCTCTGATTGGCAAGAACATCTTAATTGTTGACGAGGTTGATGATACCAGAACGACTCTCCATTATGCTTTGTCAGAGTTATACAAAGATATCAACGAAAAGGCCAAGAGCTTGGGAAGAGACATCCATGACACCAAATTCTCTATCTTTGTCGTGCACAATAAGATGAAGGCCAAAAGAGCCGACATCGATGAGAGTATGATGAATGGAGGTGTGTATTTGTCTGGTGAAGACGTTCCTGATAAATGGATCGCATATCCATGGGAAGccaatgatattgatgatcatACTAGGAGGGCTGTTGAACAAGGCCACGATTAA
- a CDS encoding uncharacterized protein (BUSCO:EOG09341VNE): MVPESEMGEARIGEVRASEDDEETSGILYAGEIDEVDDIVGKYKKKLTLQERLELAAKKGGKGADKKHRKKDRSMSPQSDGSLMKTKEEDGEGMSGRELSKSVFQKKLDEKQKVIDELMEEGTKLSVKEVSLTQTLKKMRQRANDNESELEELRKKNGNMEQIIKEMNREQVQAKEDRDMRMKLQKRVLELEEAVRKLAEERAAAGDIREELSQVKRDNLELERKLKRLQVDYDEKAGKVKQLTSQLHRETDEHKSLVKDSKEEIKRLEEKMETLRIQSEASRLKESKVVDNSSLDLLQAQYTLAQENWKMIESGYQKKIADMEHTVEIFKQRDLEYSKKVKTLSTDVKTRTNDISELMDTENSLRDRLIECEKELALAKASNDALSQSYEFEKADFEQKMQKLVDEKTQLGETLKLRTDVLNDSSQNTNFPPSFYLNDLSSPPIFKQKRRSISSTNISFGESAATPTATKSSSQNQLHLNTSSFSPIQSSRGSTEDDGEVSEPTESSPYAGAATNIRLVSRMSSRVRRLELEIFSLKEENSDLTKMKQEASKEILKLLKDAEQARQYEVKLADCEAELKDVSKNYEATLELLGEKSESCSELQADVADLKDLLHQQVQQMVEMQKSIDRLNST, from the coding sequence ATGGTTCCCGAAAGTGAGATGGGTGAAGCAAGAATTGGCGAGGTTAGAGCcagtgaagatgatgaagaaactaGTGGAATTTTATATGCTGGTGAAATCGATGAAGTTGACGATATTGTTGGCAAGtataaaaaaaagttgaCCTTGCAAGAAAGACTTGAATTGGCCGCTAAAAAGGGAGGTAAGGGCGCCGATAAAAAgcatagaaagaaggaCAGATCTATGAGTCCACAGAGTGATGGATCCTTAATGAAAACgaaggaagaggatggCGAAGGGATGAGTGGACGAGAACTATCCAAGTCTGTTTTtcagaagaaattggatgagaagCAAAAAGttattgatgaattgaTGGAAGAAGGGACAAAGCTTTCTGTTAAAGAAGTCAGTTTAACACAAACGCTGAAAAAGATGAGGCAGAGGGCCAACGATAATGAATCAGAACTGGAAGAATTACGGAAAAAGAATGGTAATATGGAACAAAtaatcaaagaaatgaacAGAGAGCAAGTACAGGCGAAAGAAGATCGAGATATGAGGATGAAGTTGCAAAAAAGAGTGCTTGagttggaagaagcagtGAGGAAGTTGGCTGAGGAGAGAGCAGCAGCTGGTGATATCAGAGAAGAGTTGAGCCAAGTGAAAAGGGACAACTTAGAGCTGGAGAGAAAGCTCAAACGGcttcaagttgattatGATGAGAAGGCAGGCAAAGTGAAGCAGTTGACAAGCCAATTACATAGAGAAACTGATGAACATAAAAGTCTAGTAAAGGATAGCAAAGAGGAGATAAAGAGGctggaagagaaaatggaaaCTTTACGGATTCAAAGTGAAGCAAGCAGATTGAAGGAGAGTAAAGTTGTTGATAATTCatctttggatcttcttcaggCTCAGTATACACTAGCACAGgagaattggaagatgattgaaAGCGgatatcagaagaagattgcCGATATGGAGCATACGGTAGAGATTTTCAAACAGAGAGATCTGGAGTACTCCAAAAAGGTAAAGACATTGAGTACGGATGTGAAGACGAGAACGAATGATATTAGTGAGCTTATGGATACAGAAAATTCATTGAGAGATCGATTAATTGAGTGTGAGAAAGAGTTGGCATTGGCGAAGGCTTCTAATGATGCGTTGAGTCAAAGTTATGAGTTTGAAAAGGCCGACTTTgagcagaagatgcagaaatTGGTCGATGAGAAGACTCAGTTAGGAGAGACTCTTAAATTGAGGACTGATGTGTTGAATGATAGTTCGCAGAATACTAATTTCCCCCCTTCATTTTACTTGAATGATTTGTCTTCTCCACCTATCTTTAAGCAGAAGAGACGGTCGATTAGTTCGACAAATATATCATTTGGTGAGAGCGCTGCCACTCCAACAGCAACAAAGTCTAGTTCGCAGAACCAGTTGCACCTTAACACATCATCGTTTAGTCCAATTCAGTCTAGTAGAGGATCCACTGAGGATGATGGGGAGGTTTCTGAGCCTACAGAGTCTTCTCCGTATGCTGGAGCCGCCACAAATATTCGGCTGGTATCCAGAATGTCTTCGCGTGTCAGAAGATTAGAGCTTGAGATATTTTCATTGAAAGAGGAGAACTCTGATCTTACAAAGATGAAACAGGAGGCCTCTAAAGAGATTTTGAAGCTTTTAAAAGATGCAGAGCAAGCCAGGCAGTATGAGGTGAAGTTGGCGGATTGTGAGGCCGAGTTGAAAGATGTCAGTAAGAACTACGAGGCCACTTTAGAGCTATTGGGAGAAAAGTCTGAAAGTTGCTCGGAGTTGCAGGCAGACGTGGCCGATTTGAAGGATCTCTTGCATCAACAGGTGCAGCAGATGGTTGAGATGCAGAAGAGTATCGATCGATTGAACTCTACTTGA
- a CDS encoding uncharacterized protein (EggNog:ENOG41) — protein MGHLKGFVRKIHSGSKKKSASSSLNQRLQQLQEDAYLSNPRLGERLEEAIRNQPGNPSSEYQPENPSSGPEYQPASSISKLPSYADKQTREIATSRPWTGEISAYDISSRYKSESRDKPKKVNRQEKLHNAREDVLDYRLSKHEKKSREGDADDGWRQMYKERLLGPTMLVSDTFAGVDSGIKSLADQKIMEAQRRGDFKNIKRGKPLQKGYTNTNAFIDRTEYHLNRIMKEQEAIPPWIEKQRSTEVEIEHFRRQLDKAWTLRAVRLVEELFPGLDKEAVLNKMQEYASSGGVELRSKEWEDREKKTYLTFKVRKLNDSIRGYNLQAPLASQKLYLNEDNEVQDCYKRVNPRIVAEYKKIKMKSNGDDNAKGPQSERRWKPFCGALGRTKIPQRTNIPQMPVEPLSQMFWKLFKGDH, from the coding sequence ATGGGCCATTTGAAGGGATTTGTCCGGAAGATTCACAGCGgatcaaaaaagaagtctgCATCCTCTTCGCTTAATCAACGtctccaacaacttcaagAGGACGCATATTTATCAAATCCTCGACTTGGTGAGAGATTAGAAGAAGCGATTCGTAATCAGCCAGGAAATCCGTCTTCGGAGTATCAGCCAGAAAATCCATCTTCGGGGCCGGAATATCAGCCCGCTTCTTCTATCAGTAAGCTCCCCAGTTATGCCGATAAACAGACTAGGGAGATCGCCACTAGCAGACCGTGGACAGGTGAAATCTCAGCCTATGATATTTCATCAAGATATAAGAGTGAATCACGTGATAAGCCAAAGAAAGTGAATAGGCAAGAAAAGTTGCATAATGCTAGAGAAGATGTACTAGACTATCGATTATCCAAGCATGAAAAGAAGTCACGTGAGGGTGATGCAGATGATGGTTGGAGACAAATGTATAAGGAGAGATTATTAGGTCCGACAATGTTGGTGAGTGATACTTTTGCTGGAGTGGATAGTGGAATCAAATCTTTAGCTGATCAAAAAATCATGGAAGCACAACGACGAGGTGATTTCAAAAATATAAAGCGTGGGAAACCTCTGCAAAAGGGATATACTAATACCAATGCATTCATTGATCGTACAGAATATCACTTAAATCGGATAATGAAGGAGCAAGAAGCGATTCCACCATGGATCGAGAAACAGAGGTCTACGGAAGTGGAAATAGAACATTTTAGGCGGCAATTGGATAAAGCATGGACTTTACGTGCTGTAAGACTTGTAGAGGAACTTTTTCCAGGATTGGACAAAGAGGCTGTGTTGAATAAGATGCAGGAGTATGCATCATCAGGAGGAGTTGAGTTAAGGAGTAAAGAATGggaagatagagaaaagaaaacgtACCTTACATTCAAAGTCCGTAAACTTAATGACAGCATCCGAGGTTATAACTTACAGGCACCTTTAGCATCCCAGAAATTATACCTAAACGAGGACAATGAGGTGCAAGACTGCTATAAGCGTGTGAATCCACGAATCGTGGCAGAATacaagaaaataaaaatgaaatcTAATGGTGATGACAATGCAAAGGGGCCGCAATCGGAAAGGAGATGGAAACCTTTCTGTGGGGCTCTTGGCCGGACTAAAATACCACAAAGAACTAATATTCCACAGATGCCTGTTGAACCACTCAGTCAAATGTTTTGGAAGCTTTTCAAGGGAGATCATTAA